Below is a window of Rhizobium sp. NXC14 DNA.
CGGACTGAGCGGAAGTCCGGATGGCAGTCACAGGCGGCGTATTCCGGCTTGACGTCGAGGGTCGAACAGAGATGACTGATCACCTCACGTTGGAAACGGATCGCTTCGGCATTGTCGAGGCCGCCGACATGCTGGGAGAGAAATGCCTCGCGGCCGCGCGTGACGCAGACGGTGTTCTTGAGATCTGCGCCGGTCCCGATCACCGATGGGCCGTCCGCACCGAGATCGATAGGCTCCGGCACGAAACCGCGAGCGCGGCGGATGAACGCGGGCACGCCGTCGATCACCTGCATGATGGAATCGTCTGCACGGATGGTGATGTCACGGTCGTGGGTGACGATCAGATCGGCAATCTCGCCGAGGCGGCGCTCGGCATCGGCATTGTCAGCGATCAGCGGCTCTTCGCTCGGATTGGCGCTCGTCGCAACCAACGCCGGGGGACCGTGCGATGCGGGCGTCACAAGTGCGTCGAACAGCAGGTGATGGACCGGGGCATAGGCGAGCATGATGCCGATCCGGGCGAGATTGGGCGCGATGAGATCGAAGGATTGGCCAGCCAGCGGCTCAACCAGAACGATCGGAGCGGCGGCTGACATCAGCAACGCTTCTTCGGTTGCAGTAAGCCGGGCGAGCCGACGTGCTGCTTCGATGTCGCGCACCATAACGGCGAAAGGCTTCTGGTGGCGCGACTTGCGCAACCGGAGAAGACCGATTGCAGCATTGTTGCGGGCATCGCAGAGCAAATGGAACCCGCCAATGCCCTTGAGCGCAACGATCTTGCCGCTTGCGAGCCTGGCTGCCACTTCGGCCACCGGATGGCTGAGCTTCGGGCCGCAATCGGAACAGGCAACCGGTTCGGCATGGAAGCGCCGGTTCTCAGGATCGACATAGTCGGCCGCGCAGGCGCGACACATCAGAAAGGACGCCATCGATGTCTTTGCCCGATCATAGGGCAGCGTGCGGGTAATGGTGAGGCGCGGGCCGCAATGGGTACAGTTGACGAAGGGATAGCCGAAGAAGCGACTTGCCGGATCCCTCAATTCCCGGCTGCATTCGTCGCAGGTCGCGGCGTCGGCGCCGATCCTGGTCGCAGTCGCGCCGCCCAGACTCTTGAGGATCTCGAACAGCGCGCCGCCGGTCGGCACGAGTTCCACTACATCGATCGAGTCGATGCGGGCGAGCGGCGGTGCCTGGGTCCTGATTGCCTGGGCAAAGCCGTTCACATCCGCACCCTCGATCTCAACCAAGACGCCGGCGCCGTCGTTCAACACGAAGCCGGTAAGCCCCATTTCCCGAGCGAGCCGGTAAGCGAAAGGTCGGAAGCCGACGCCCTGCACGGTGCCACGCACTCGCAGCCTCAGCCGTCGGACGGACTTTTCGATCTGTCGTGTGAGCGCCGGCGCCATTGGTTCACGCCACCTTCGCCCGCGCGGCCCAGCGGGCGGCGGCTGCTTCGAGCCAGGCGTAGAACGCCTCGATGCCCTCGCCCGTAAGGGCTGAGACAGTGAGCGTCAGAAGACTCGGATTGACGCGCAGCGCGTTGGCGATGCAGAGCCCGACGTTGAAATCGAGATACGGCAGAAGATCGGCCTTGTTGATGATCATCAGGTCGGCGGCAGCAAACATGTCCGGATATTTGAGCGGCTTGTCCTCGCCCTCGGTGACCGAGAGCACCACGACCTTGTGTGCCTCGCCGAGATCGAAGGCGGCGGGACAGACGAGATTGCCGACATTTTCGATGAACAGTGCCGAGCCTGGCTCCGGCATGAGATCCTCTACTGCGTGACCGACCATGTGGGCGTCGAGATGGCAGCCCTTACCGGTGTTGATCTGGATCGCCTTGGCGCCGGTCTCGCGGATTCGGGCCGCGTCGTTCGACGTCTGCTGATCGCCCTCGATAACCGAGATCACGAGGCGTTCCTTCATGTCGCTGATTGTCCGGACCAGAATGCTGGTCTTACCCGAACCAGGGCTGGAGACGAAGTTCAGCGCGAAGATGCGCTGATGTTCCAGGTAGCGCCTGTTCTCCTCGGCGTAGGCGTCGTTTTTACACAGGATGTCGTTTTCGACCTGGATGATCCGTTCCCGGCTCATGCCAGGCACATGCACCCCAGCGATGCCGCGGCCGCAATGGATATTACCGCCATCGCCGTGATGGTGATCGCACTCACCGCCGTAACGATGGGCGTGATGGTGCTCGTGGTCATGGCTATGCCCATCGGCATCCCTATTGCTAAGGCTGCCTTTTTCCTGCTTGCGACCTTCGATCGCCGACGTCGCGCAGCCGCATACTGTGCACATATCAGATCACCTCCATATCCTTGATTTTCAATTCGTCGCCTGCCGTCATCTGGACGCGATGCCGGCCGCAGTCAGGGCAGGCGCCGAACCGCTTTTCCAGTTTCACTGTCTTGCCGCAATCGACGCACCAGCCCTCGCCCTCCACACGGTTGATTTCCAGTGCTGCGCCATCGGCGATCGTGCCACGCCGAACAGCCTCGTAGCAGAAGAGCAGCGCTTCCGGGTCGACATGGCTGAGAACGCCGATGTCGAGGCGCACCGACGTGACCCGCATCACGCCATTCTGCCGCGCAGTTTCGCAGACGATCTCGATGACGCTTTCCATCAATGACATTTCATGCATGCGCGTCCTCCCGGACATCGATCTTGTAGGCCAGGCAGGGATCGAAGAGCGCAACGAGCCGCGAGACCGACCGGACGGCCGCCTCGTCTAGTCCGATCCGCGACGAGACAAGGGTATCGACGAAAGGCCCGGCAGGATGAAAATTCCATTCCGTCGGGGCAATGATGCGATAGGCCGTAAGCCGGCCATCGGCACCGATCTCGGCCTGGTGATAGAGGCGCCCCCGGGCGCACTCCACCGCGCCATAGCCGCCGCGGGCCGCCGGGCCGCCCCGGGCGAGCGAGGCCCAGTCGTATTCGCCTGTCCGTGCAAGCGTGATGAGTTGCCAGAGGCAGGACCGGATATCTCTGATCCGGACGAGGAGGCGATCCACGAGATGAGAAGCAGCCCCGGAGGGCTCTGCCGCCAGTCGAGCATAAGCGCCGGTCTCGGCGACGCGGTTGAAAAGATATGGCTGAGCCGCATAATCTGGCTCGTCGCAAAGCCGGGCCATCACTTCGGCGTCGTCCCGGGCAGTCAGTGGGTCGGGTGAACGGCCAGTGAACATCTGATCGGCGGCCGCCTCCCGCATGATCGCCTCGCATACCGTTCCAGGCAGGGGAGTGCTGCCGTCTTGCGCAACGCCGAGGCCGGACGCCGCCGCCTGCAGCCGCGCGGCCGCCGCCGCCAGATTAGCCCGCCCGATCGTGCCGTCCTTAGCCTCGGCGATGACGGCCCGAGAGGCAGCGAGCGCGTCGCGCAGGTGCTTGCCGGCTGCGGTCGCGAGCGACATCGGCAGCGGCGACGGCCATTGGAGTACGAGTGCACGCAGGGCCTCGAAGATCCGTTCCGCGAGCACGCCGGCGCTGGCGCCTGCTTGCTCGTCCGCGTCCATCGACAGGTCGGCGGCGTTAAGGACGGCGAGGCGCGACGCGATCGATTGCGCAAACCCGCAAAGCGTGAACACCTGGCCGGCAAGCGCCGGGACCCTATCGGTCTGCTGTCCGATGAACATTCGCGTCACCCCGTGCGGGCGGCTTGCCTTCACCGCAACGGAAGAGACAACGGCGCGCGCAACTGTCACGTCGATGCTGATCGCGCCTGCGCCGACAAAGACCGTCATTCCGATGCCTCCTCGCGCCTGCGGAAGCGGCCGCGCAACAGGTCGCGCCGGTTGACCGGTGTGGGCTCAGCGGTTGGCGGCTCCAGCGTGATCGGATCGAAGAAAGTGCGAACGATCTCCTCCGCGGTTTCCAGCGCCGCTTCCATCGTAGCGAATTCGAAAACCGGCGAAAACAGCGAGCAAGAGTCGATCCGGCCGATCGCATCGAGTTCGCCCGTAATGAATTCGGCTTCGCCCGCCGGGAGACGGAAACACAACGTGGTGCCGATGTCGGCGGGGACGGCCGGCTTACCGTCGGGCAGATCGGCCGCAACGAGATTCATGAACCAGGGCGTGGTCATGATGCCGAAGGCGCGCCCGCCGTAGGATTGGAAGCCGGTCGCGGCAACGCCGAGTGCGGGATTGCAGATTGGCATGTCGGCCATCGCTGACGCATGGATCTGCCGATAGCGCGCCTCCAACCTCCGGCCAAGGGCCATGGCTGGATCAACGGAGGTCCGTTCGGCGACCTTAGAGCCATCGCCGAGCCTCATGAACTTCGCTTTCAGCGCGTCGCAGTTGGGACATCGCCAATTCTCCGGCAGGCCCGCGAACGGCTTTCCCGGCGGGATCTGCCAGATTTCGTCGCCCTTTTCTGGGTCATAGACGTCCCAGCAGATGCCGCACTCCATCCGGTTGTCGTCGGACACTGTCTCGCACGTGCCGAAACTCTCGAAGGCGCTCATTTGAAGTAAGCCTCCTCGATATCGCGCAGCCGCGCCGCGGAGTCGCGAAAGTCCTCCTCGGCGGCAATGGCGCCCGAGGGTATGTCACAGATCTCCAACGTGTCGAGAATGATCGTATCCATGGCGTTGTAGAACTGCACCGACCAGACATTGCGCGCGCCGGTCGCCACGATGCGGCAGGTGCCGTAACCGCGTGAGGTCAGCCGCACCGGCCCCGCCCCCAGCGTCTCCTGCAGGAAGGTCATGTCCTCGGGGCTCATCGGAAGGAGCGAGAAGGTAATGACGTGAGCCGGATCGCCGCCGCGATAGTGTGCAACCCGATCGGCGACCTCGGCCAGCACGGGCATGACGTTCATGGCACCGGCGGGCGCAGGCCTATGGCTGATCGAAGTCGGCATTCCCGAACAGGCCTCGCGCAAAGCGCCCGGAATGCTCGCCACCTCGATATAGTCGCCTATCAGCCTGCCGTCGTCATTGGTGAGGCAGATGCGCCACACGCCCGCCATCACAGCTTCTTTCATTTCGGCGCTGATGCCGTTCGAAAGCGCCGCTATTCCAGTGACCTCGCCCTCGCCAAGGGTTTGAGTGATCAGTTCCTTGTCGTCATCGGGTAAATCGGTGATGTCGAACAGCCGGCCGGGCTGATCGAACTTCTGGGTTTCGAGCGCATCGACGATCTCCGGCAGGAGCATCGCCGTCCGCGCACATCGTCGGATCGTCTCCTCGGCGCTGCTGGTGGCGAGGAAATCGACCCCACGGGCGCGAAGCGGCGGCGCGGCGCCGATTGGCATCATCGTCATTGCCTCATCTTCGCCTTCCGGCGACACCCACAAACCGGCCTTCATCGCTTGATCTCCCTGCCTGGACGGACGATCCCGGCTTTTGGTCCGCCTGGAGCGACCATCACTGGTGCGTCGGGCGACAGCCAGACGCTGATCTTCTCGATGTATTCGGACCAGTCGCAGATCTTGCCGAGCACGCCGACGGGGTGCTCTCGCCGGGTTACGACAAGGCTTGGCATGGCGACAACGTTGAAGCGAGACTTGAGCTTCTCTCCGGCCGCGCGACCGATCACCGCGCCGCGCAGGCGGCCACTGAAAGCCTGCAGAAGTTGGGGGAGGACGACAGCGACATCGTCAGCCTGGGGCCGCTGCTTCGGATCGCCGGTAAAAAACAGCACCGCGTTGGCCGGTTCACCTGACGCCGGGATCAGGAAGGCATCGATGTTCGTCTCGTCGACGACAGGCAGGTGCGCCTGCTCGCTAAGCGCATGGACCAGGGCAGATTGCATTATCTCCTCCACAAATTGGCATGCAGAACATTTCAAGGGTTGGTCTGCAAAGCGCGTGCCAAAATCTGCGGAAGGCTTTAATTCCTTTGATCTCGAAAGGAATTTTTGGCCTCTGCTGCAATATGCGCGACACCGAGATGGGCAAGCCAACTTCCAGCTTGGAAGTGATTTTTCACCCGTCACGCAGATGCAACGGCAGTTCCGGCTCGCGGGAGAGCAAGTCGGCGAAATGGCTCTCGAAAGCGCGGCCCTCTACCGCCTCCGCGATGCCGGAAAGTGCATCGTCGATGGTGCGTGCCTCCTCGGCATCGAGCACACGAACCGCAGAGCCGAGATGGGTTAAGACATGGGTTCCTGGCGGCTGCGCGCCAACCAGCATGAGTGAGATCGGCGATATAAAGCCATGGCGTTCGCACTGCGCCATGAATTCGCTTCCGCCGACGACGCGCATGGGAATGCCGATGCACATGGTGATCGCCCCTTCATCCGGATTTCACTGAAATGGGAGCGGTTATCGCGGTCCTGTCGCATTTCATGGGCATTCCTCTCAGGAGGTCGGCGCAGCTACTTCGGGGCGGCGTTCGTAGTTTTCCAGGTCGATATCGTTTTCGAGGAGTGGCGGAACCACCGAGCCCTCGGGGCGAGCCGAAACTGCGACGCCCCAGCGCTTCAAGATCTCCACCGCCGTCTTGACGGCTGCCGGTATTGCGGCCTTGACCGGCGCGGTGAGTGGACCGCCCCAGTCCTCAAGGTCGAGAGGCTGGCAGCCGATCAGGATCAGCCGCTTCGGGTAGTGTCCCATGAGATCGGCTGCGCTCAGCACCTCCTGGAAGCCGGTCTGATGGAGGCTCATCTTCTTGCTACCGATGAATTTCGGCACTTCGTCGTCTTCCAACACCTTCATCGTGCCCGGCTTCAGGGCGTAATCGATCGCGTCAAAGACGATGAGCCGCTCATGCTCGTTGACGAATTGCACGAGGTAAAGGCCTTGGGTGCCGCCATCGAGGATGGTGACATTGTCTGGCACCTCATAGGCTTTGTGAAAAGCCTCGACCGCGCGCACGCCGAAGCCTTCGTCGGCCCAGAGGATGTTGCCTATGCCCAGCACCAGAATGCGCGCCGGCGATGCAGGTACAGATGGGATGTCCATTCAGTCCTCGGTCTCCTCAAACAGCCGCTCCCCCGAAACCATCGAGGAGATGATGCTCTGCCGGCTCAAAATGTCCTCGCGCACCGCCACGTAGATGTGGACCATGACGAAGACCAGGATCACCCACATGCCAAGGTGGTGGTAGGTGTGGACGTCCTGGCTGTTCGGCCGGATCGAGAACACCCAGCCGAACAGCTGATACCCCCAACTGTCGGGGCCCGCACTCTCGCTATAGAGTGCAAAGCCCGTGATCATCGTGAAGAAGAGCGGCAGGGTGAACATGAAGAACATGGTGAACTGCGCCAGCGGATTGTGTCCCATATGCTTCTTGGGCTGCGGCGCCAGGAAAGTGTACCAGCAAACCTCGTGCAGCCACTCTTTCCAGAAGTGGCCGCTCCAGACAGGCACGTGGAAGATCTGCCGGGCTTGGACATTGCCGACGAAGGCCCAGTAGATCCTGAGGATCAGGAACACGGCGAGGAGCTGCCCCGATGCGAAGTGGATAAAGCGCACAGAGCTCATCAGGCCATAGGCGCTTACTTCGCCAGACACCGAGGGCAACGGCGAGCCTATGAAGTAGCCGGTCAGCGCGAGCGACAGGATCGAGAACGCACTGACCCAGTGCCAAATGCGCACAGGCGCCTCGTAGACGTAGACCCTCTGGCGTTCGAGGACCTTTTTGCCATGCGCGTCGCCGGCGGCAAGAGTTACATGAGCCGTCATGACCGCACC
It encodes the following:
- the hypF gene encoding carbamoyltransferase HypF, whose translation is MAPALTRQIEKSVRRLRLRVRGTVQGVGFRPFAYRLAREMGLTGFVLNDGAGVLVEIEGADVNGFAQAIRTQAPPLARIDSIDVVELVPTGGALFEILKSLGGATATRIGADAATCDECSRELRDPASRFFGYPFVNCTHCGPRLTITRTLPYDRAKTSMASFLMCRACAADYVDPENRRFHAEPVACSDCGPKLSHPVAEVAARLASGKIVALKGIGGFHLLCDARNNAAIGLLRLRKSRHQKPFAVMVRDIEAARRLARLTATEEALLMSAAAPIVLVEPLAGQSFDLIAPNLARIGIMLAYAPVHHLLFDALVTPASHGPPALVATSANPSEEPLIADNADAERRLGEIADLIVTHDRDITIRADDSIMQVIDGVPAFIRRARGFVPEPIDLGADGPSVIGTGADLKNTVCVTRGREAFLSQHVGGLDNAEAIRFQREVISHLCSTLDVKPEYAACDCHPDFRSVRMAEGLSLPVVPVQHHLAHVAAVTAEHRLRGPVLGLALDGHGFGSDGTGWGGEMLALHGHCWLRAGSLVPLPLPGGDRAAREPWRMAVAALRAAGRIDLVPRLWPDHPGVVQLTTMFDRGMRPSGTTSLGRLFDGAAAIAGIGLTQGYEGQTAMEFEALVHTPQCLPDGYSITNGKLDFLPLIRCLAEQGLGGTEAADLFHGTLIAGLADWAAGGAARVGSRQIALSGGCMVNRVLAAGLLQALRARGLEAYLPRLAPANDGGIALGQVAYARHVVMNENAFSGESLTCA
- the hypB gene encoding hydrogenase nickel incorporation protein HypB, with product MCTVCGCATSAIEGRKQEKGSLSNRDADGHSHDHEHHHAHRYGGECDHHHGDGGNIHCGRGIAGVHVPGMSRERIIQVENDILCKNDAYAEENRRYLEHQRIFALNFVSSPGSGKTSILVRTISDMKERLVISVIEGDQQTSNDAARIRETGAKAIQINTGKGCHLDAHMVGHAVEDLMPEPGSALFIENVGNLVCPAAFDLGEAHKVVVLSVTEGEDKPLKYPDMFAAADLMIINKADLLPYLDFNVGLCIANALRVNPSLLTLTVSALTGEGIEAFYAWLEAAAARWAARAKVA
- the hypA gene encoding hydrogenase maturation nickel metallochaperone HypA, translated to MHEMSLMESVIEIVCETARQNGVMRVTSVRLDIGVLSHVDPEALLFCYEAVRRGTIADGAALEINRVEGEGWCVDCGKTVKLEKRFGACPDCGRHRVQMTAGDELKIKDMEVI
- a CDS encoding nickel-dependent hydrogenase large subunit, translating into MTVFVGAGAISIDVTVARAVVSSVAVKASRPHGVTRMFIGQQTDRVPALAGQVFTLCGFAQSIASRLAVLNAADLSMDADEQAGASAGVLAERIFEALRALVLQWPSPLPMSLATAAGKHLRDALAASRAVIAEAKDGTIGRANLAAAAARLQAAASGLGVAQDGSTPLPGTVCEAIMREAAADQMFTGRSPDPLTARDDAEVMARLCDEPDYAAQPYLFNRVAETGAYARLAAEPSGAASHLVDRLLVRIRDIRSCLWQLITLARTGEYDWASLARGGPAARGGYGAVECARGRLYHQAEIGADGRLTAYRIIAPTEWNFHPAGPFVDTLVSSRIGLDEAAVRSVSRLVALFDPCLAYKIDVREDAHA
- the hybE gene encoding [NiFe]-hydrogenase assembly chaperone HybE, translating into MSAFESFGTCETVSDDNRMECGICWDVYDPEKGDEIWQIPPGKPFAGLPENWRCPNCDALKAKFMRLGDGSKVAERTSVDPAMALGRRLEARYRQIHASAMADMPICNPALGVAATGFQSYGGRAFGIMTTPWFMNLVAADLPDGKPAVPADIGTTLCFRLPAGEAEFITGELDAIGRIDSCSLFSPVFEFATMEAALETAEEIVRTFFDPITLEPPTAEPTPVNRRDLLRGRFRRREEASE
- a CDS encoding hydrogenase expression/formation protein, which gives rise to MKAGLWVSPEGEDEAMTMMPIGAAPPLRARGVDFLATSSAEETIRRCARTAMLLPEIVDALETQKFDQPGRLFDITDLPDDDKELITQTLGEGEVTGIAALSNGISAEMKEAVMAGVWRICLTNDDGRLIGDYIEVASIPGALREACSGMPTSISHRPAPAGAMNVMPVLAEVADRVAHYRGGDPAHVITFSLLPMSPEDMTFLQETLGAGPVRLTSRGYGTCRIVATGARNVWSVQFYNAMDTIILDTLEICDIPSGAIAAEEDFRDSAARLRDIEEAYFK
- a CDS encoding hydrogenase accessory protein, translating into MQSALVHALSEQAHLPVVDETNIDAFLIPASGEPANAVLFFTGDPKQRPQADDVAVVLPQLLQAFSGRLRGAVIGRAAGEKLKSRFNVVAMPSLVVTRREHPVGVLGKICDWSEYIEKISVWLSPDAPVMVAPGGPKAGIVRPGREIKR
- a CDS encoding HypC/HybG/HupF family hydrogenase formation chaperone, yielding MCIGIPMRVVGGSEFMAQCERHGFISPISLMLVGAQPPGTHVLTHLGSAVRVLDAEEARTIDDALSGIAEAVEGRAFESHFADLLSREPELPLHLRDG
- a CDS encoding HyaD/HybD family hydrogenase maturation endopeptidase, which codes for MDIPSVPASPARILVLGIGNILWADEGFGVRAVEAFHKAYEVPDNVTILDGGTQGLYLVQFVNEHERLIVFDAIDYALKPGTMKVLEDDEVPKFIGSKKMSLHQTGFQEVLSAADLMGHYPKRLILIGCQPLDLEDWGGPLTAPVKAAIPAAVKTAVEILKRWGVAVSARPEGSVVPPLLENDIDLENYERRPEVAAPTS
- the cybH gene encoding Ni/Fe-hydrogenase, b-type cytochrome subunit produces the protein MTAHVTLAAGDAHGKKVLERQRVYVYEAPVRIWHWVSAFSILSLALTGYFIGSPLPSVSGEVSAYGLMSSVRFIHFASGQLLAVFLILRIYWAFVGNVQARQIFHVPVWSGHFWKEWLHEVCWYTFLAPQPKKHMGHNPLAQFTMFFMFTLPLFFTMITGFALYSESAGPDSWGYQLFGWVFSIRPNSQDVHTYHHLGMWVILVFVMVHIYVAVREDILSRQSIISSMVSGERLFEETED